The following proteins are co-located in the bacterium genome:
- a CDS encoding response regulator, producing the protein MTESRLVRLPSSSFERLVESSPDIVVAVDRNGTVIYYNDGAEKGLGYTAAEILGDNVGRLYPSMQEAHRVMVAMRNDDSGGPGKVKNFETTFVTRSGEQLPVAISGSILYDDNGLEIGSIGFAKDIREIRQRDRLATLGEVAVALCHEINSPLEVILNDTELLSAFVRRKATDEEAVIEEERVDAVRREVLKIQEIVNRLVEMAREGQYGTRDYLVGQQMTDVSRPAPKPGPRRSHGGLEGLRVMVVDDDLGVCRSLRDVLLAEGCEVLVASDGLRALEILNRTSVDIIVSDVVMPDLDGYDLFMEVKRRGTTPVILMTGYYYDRDHVIKRSRLEGLESVIFKKPIDPARLKAMIRTLTGRASAAAPR; encoded by the coding sequence GTGACCGAATCACGTCTCGTTCGTCTGCCCAGCTCGTCGTTCGAGCGCCTGGTCGAGAGCTCGCCCGACATCGTCGTCGCCGTCGACCGCAACGGCACGGTCATCTACTACAACGACGGTGCCGAGAAGGGCCTCGGCTACACGGCCGCCGAGATTCTCGGCGACAACGTCGGCCGCCTCTATCCGTCGATGCAGGAAGCGCACCGGGTGATGGTCGCGATGCGCAACGACGATTCGGGCGGCCCCGGCAAGGTGAAGAACTTCGAGACCACCTTCGTCACTCGCTCCGGCGAGCAGTTGCCGGTCGCCATCTCGGGCTCGATCCTCTACGACGACAACGGCCTCGAGATCGGCTCGATCGGGTTCGCCAAGGACATCCGCGAGATCCGCCAGCGCGACCGCCTGGCGACGCTCGGCGAGGTGGCGGTGGCGCTCTGCCACGAGATCAACAGCCCGCTCGAGGTGATCCTCAACGACACCGAATTGCTGAGCGCCTTCGTCCGCCGCAAGGCGACCGACGAGGAGGCGGTGATCGAGGAGGAACGCGTCGACGCCGTGCGCCGCGAGGTGCTGAAGATCCAGGAGATCGTCAACCGCCTGGTGGAGATGGCGCGCGAGGGCCAGTACGGGACGCGCGACTATCTGGTCGGGCAGCAGATGACCGACGTGTCGCGCCCGGCGCCCAAGCCCGGGCCGCGGCGCAGCCACGGCGGCCTGGAGGGGCTACGCGTGATGGTGGTCGACGACGACCTCGGCGTCTGCCGCTCCCTGCGCGACGTCCTGCTCGCCGAAGGCTGCGAGGTGCTGGTGGCCAGCGACGGGCTGCGGGCGCTCGAGATTCTCAATCGCACCTCGGTCGACATCATCGTGAGCGACGTCGTCATGCCCGACCTCGACGGCTACGACCTGTTCATGGAGGTCAAGCGCCGGGGCACGACCCCGGTGATCCTGATGACCGGCTACTACTACGACCGCGACCACGTCATTAAGCGCAGCCGCCTCGAGGGCCTCGAGAGCGTGATCTTCAAGAAGCCGATCGATCCGGCTCGCCTGAAGGCGATGATTCGGACGCTGACGGGACGCGCGTCGGCGGCGGCGCCGCGGTAG
- a CDS encoding ribonuclease HII, producing the protein MSCSTPPGRWAARSSPRGCGGAVTRARPARPVDVRRARNLDSGAWPGHVGAGGRDVGLAHRQAARRRVLLRHERALWTQGLQRVAGVDEVGVGPLAGPLVAAAVILPRECEIRGIDDSKKLSPARREALGAEIEAAAIAIGIGVVEVRDVERLNTYWASIEAMRRAVAALSVAPEQLLLDARRIPGLAVPQVALVKGDARSYSIAAASIVAKVARDAMMTELDQRYPVYGFARHMGYGTAEHLAALERHGPCPAHRRSFLPVAQARLPGF; encoded by the coding sequence ATGTCCTGCTCGACGCCGCCGGGGCGCTGGGCGGCGCGCTCCTCGCCGCGCGGATGCGGCGGCGCGGTCACTCGCGCGCGGCCGGCGCGCCCAGTGGACGTCCGGCGCGCGCGCAACCTTGACAGCGGCGCCTGGCCCGGCCATGTCGGCGCTGGAGGCAGGGACGTGGGGCTGGCTCATCGGCAGGCGGCGCGGCGGCGGGTGTTGTTGCGCCACGAGCGGGCGCTGTGGACGCAGGGCCTGCAGCGCGTTGCCGGAGTCGACGAGGTGGGTGTCGGTCCGCTCGCCGGGCCGCTGGTCGCGGCCGCCGTCATCCTGCCGCGGGAGTGCGAGATCCGCGGCATCGACGATTCGAAGAAGCTGAGCCCGGCGCGCCGCGAGGCGCTCGGGGCGGAGATCGAAGCAGCCGCGATCGCGATCGGCATCGGCGTGGTCGAGGTGCGCGATGTCGAGCGCCTCAACACCTACTGGGCGTCGATCGAAGCCATGCGCCGCGCCGTCGCCGCACTCTCGGTGGCGCCCGAGCAACTCCTGCTGGATGCCCGCCGCATCCCGGGTCTGGCGGTGCCGCAGGTGGCGCTGGTGAAGGGCGATGCGCGCAGCTACTCGATCGCGGCGGCGTCGATCGTCGCCAAGGTGGCGCGCGACGCGATGATGACCGAGCTCGATCAGCGCTACCCAGTCTACGGGTTCGCCCGCCACATGGGCTACGGCACCGCCGAGCACCTCGCCGCCCTGGAGCGCCACGGCCCGTGCCCGGCCCACCGGCGATCGTTCCTGCCGGTGGCCCAGGCGCGGCTGCCGGGATTCTGA
- a CDS encoding 2-oxo acid dehydrogenase subunit E2, with product MRASPLAWRMADAAGVDLGNVRGSGPGGRILKRDVETAARAAAPPPAAREPAESQREEAPAALPAGSRREEISRMRATVARRMTEAKREIPHFYVTAEIDMTEAMALRESIRRRETMPGLTVTHLLVRALSIGLVRHPHVNASWQEGGIIVHDDVNIGIAVAVDDGLVVPVLHRVQTLSLGEIAAAAGELTEKARHGRFGGEDLTGATFSLSNVGMLDVEELTAVINPPNAAILATGAVKERPIARDGQLAIAKTLRATLSCDHRVLNGLEGGRFLVELKSILENPVSLLLE from the coding sequence GTGCGCGCCTCGCCGCTGGCATGGCGGATGGCGGATGCGGCCGGGGTCGATCTCGGCAACGTGCGCGGCTCGGGGCCGGGCGGGCGCATTCTCAAGCGCGACGTCGAAACGGCCGCGCGCGCCGCGGCGCCGCCGCCGGCGGCGCGCGAGCCCGCGGAATCGCAGCGCGAAGAGGCGCCGGCCGCGCTGCCAGCCGGCAGTCGGCGCGAGGAGATCTCGCGCATGCGGGCGACGGTGGCGCGGCGGATGACCGAGGCCAAGCGCGAGATCCCGCATTTCTACGTCACCGCCGAGATCGACATGACCGAGGCGATGGCCCTGCGCGAGTCGATCCGCCGCCGCGAGACGATGCCGGGCCTCACCGTCACCCATCTGCTGGTGCGGGCGTTGTCGATCGGCCTGGTGCGCCATCCGCACGTCAACGCCTCGTGGCAGGAGGGCGGCATCATCGTCCATGACGACGTCAACATCGGCATCGCGGTCGCGGTCGACGACGGCCTGGTGGTGCCGGTCCTGCACCGGGTGCAGACGCTCAGCCTGGGCGAGATCGCCGCCGCCGCCGGCGAGCTCACCGAGAAGGCCCGCCACGGCCGCTTCGGTGGCGAGGATCTCACCGGCGCGACGTTCAGCCTGTCCAATGTCGGCATGCTCGACGTCGAGGAGCTGACGGCGGTGATCAATCCGCCCAACGCGGCGATCCTCGCCACCGGCGCGGTGAAGGAGCGGCCGATCGCGCGCGACGGCCAACTGGCGATCGCCAAGACGCTGCGCGCCACGCTGTCGTGCGATCACCGGGTCCTGAACGGCCTCGAGGGCGGCCGGTTCCTCGTCGAGCTGAAGAGCATCCTCGAGAACCCGGTCAGCCTGTTGCTGGAGTAG
- the lipB gene encoding lipoyl(octanoyl) transferase LipB: MGAIAAATGAVAAPPLQVRRLGRRPYEEVLALQEDLLARVAAGGPETVLLLEHPPVYTLGRGADAADLRGAPERLGVPWVRVGRGGGATFHGPGQLVAYPIVRLRAAGRDVSGYVCALERALIDTCAAFGVAARAPSGQIGVWAGGRKIASVGIGVRRGVAYHGIALNVATDLAYFDAITVCRSDGLRLINLGALCTPPPALDAVGDAFARALAARLDRAIAEVP; encoded by the coding sequence ATGGGTGCGATCGCCGCTGCGACCGGCGCCGTGGCGGCGCCGCCGCTGCAGGTACGGCGCCTCGGGCGCCGCCCGTACGAGGAGGTGCTGGCGTTGCAGGAGGATCTGCTGGCGCGCGTTGCCGCCGGCGGGCCGGAGACGGTCCTGCTGCTCGAACATCCGCCGGTGTACACCCTCGGCCGCGGCGCCGACGCTGCCGATCTGCGTGGCGCGCCGGAGCGCCTGGGCGTGCCGTGGGTGCGCGTCGGTCGCGGCGGCGGCGCCACCTTCCACGGGCCCGGGCAGCTCGTCGCCTATCCGATCGTGCGCCTGCGCGCCGCCGGCCGCGACGTGTCGGGCTACGTCTGCGCGCTCGAGCGGGCGCTGATCGACACCTGCGCCGCGTTCGGCGTGGCGGCGCGCGCGCCCAGCGGTCAGATCGGCGTGTGGGCGGGAGGGCGCAAGATCGCCTCCGTCGGCATCGGCGTGCGGCGCGGCGTCGCCTATCACGGGATCGCGCTCAACGTCGCCACCGACCTGGCCTACTTCGACGCCATCACGGTCTGCCGCAGTGACGGGCTGCGACTAATCAACCTGGGCGCGCTGTGCACGCCGCCGCCGGCGCTGGATGCAGTGGGCGACGCCTTCGCTCGCGCCCTGGCCGCGCGGCTGGATCGCGCCATCGCCGAGGTGCCATGA